The Haloplanus sp. CK5-1 genome contains a region encoding:
- the mutS gene encoding DNA mismatch repair protein MutS: protein MTADGIVGEFLALKSETDADLLAMQCGDFYEFFAEDAEFVGDELDLKVSEKSSHGSTYPMAGVPVDDLTPYLKALVERGYRVAVADQYETSDGHAREITRVVTPGTLLETTDPTAQFLAAVVAVDDRYGLAFVDVTTGAFRVTSTEAAATARAELHRFDPAEVLPGPTLREDDADADLLSGVREASVTDHDPAAFAPGRAERRLRDHFGDAALESVGLDDRAAVAAAGAALAYVSETGVGVLEALTRLQAYDPGDHLNLDATTQRNLELVETMHGDREGSLLATVDHTVTSAGRRRLEEWVTRPRRDRGVIDCRLDGVAALVEATLARDRVREVLGDAYDLERLAARATSGSADADDLLSVRDTLAVLPALADAVTDSRLSDSPLPEVVDRPDAEAAATLRAALDDALVEDPPGTVTEGGLFRRGYDDDLDDLLDRYEEAREWLDGLADREKARTDITHLQVDRNKTDGYYIQVGNSETDAVPDDYREIKTLKNSKRYTTDELAEHERELFRLEDARGDLEYDLFRDLRDRVAAHADCLQDVGRTLATVDALASLATHAAGNDWCRPEVVEPGPLVVEAGRHPVVERTTEFVPNDLELDEERGFLLVTGPNMSGKSTYMRQAALIVLLAQAGSFVPARSATVGVVDGIYTRVGALDELAGGRSTFMVEMAELSNILHSATEESLVVLDEVGRGTATYDGISIAWATTEYVHNELGCKCLFATHYHELTALADHLPRVENVHVAVAGDDDGDEDITFLRTVEEGASNRSYGVHVADLAGVPSPVVDRSREVLDRLREDRAIEARGTETGSGAETGETTQAVFDLSAGEFGSESTDGGGGGDALDPETEAVLSELEATSVAETSPVDLMSRVREWQERLDDGG, encoded by the coding sequence ATGACCGCCGACGGAATCGTGGGTGAGTTCCTCGCCCTGAAGTCGGAGACGGACGCCGATCTGCTGGCGATGCAGTGTGGCGACTTCTACGAGTTCTTCGCCGAAGACGCCGAGTTCGTCGGCGACGAACTCGATCTGAAGGTGTCGGAGAAATCTTCCCACGGGTCGACGTACCCGATGGCCGGCGTGCCGGTCGACGACCTGACGCCCTACCTGAAAGCGCTGGTGGAGCGTGGTTACCGGGTCGCCGTCGCCGACCAGTACGAGACGTCGGACGGCCACGCCCGCGAGATAACCCGTGTCGTCACCCCCGGGACCTTGCTGGAGACGACGGATCCGACCGCGCAGTTCCTGGCGGCCGTCGTCGCCGTCGACGACCGCTACGGCCTCGCCTTCGTCGACGTGACGACCGGCGCGTTCCGCGTCACGTCGACGGAGGCGGCGGCGACGGCGCGGGCCGAACTCCACCGGTTCGACCCCGCCGAGGTCCTGCCGGGGCCGACGCTCCGCGAGGACGATGCCGACGCCGACCTCTTGAGCGGCGTCCGGGAGGCCTCGGTGACCGACCACGATCCGGCGGCGTTCGCCCCCGGACGGGCCGAGCGCAGACTCCGGGATCACTTCGGCGACGCCGCTCTGGAGAGCGTCGGCCTCGACGACCGCGCCGCCGTCGCCGCCGCGGGTGCCGCCCTCGCGTACGTCTCCGAGACGGGTGTCGGCGTCCTCGAGGCGCTGACCCGTCTACAGGCGTACGACCCCGGCGACCATCTGAACCTCGACGCGACGACCCAGCGCAACCTCGAACTCGTCGAGACGATGCACGGCGACCGCGAGGGATCGCTGCTCGCGACGGTCGACCACACGGTGACGAGCGCCGGGCGGCGACGCCTCGAGGAGTGGGTGACGCGCCCCCGACGCGACCGGGGTGTAATCGACTGCCGGCTGGACGGCGTGGCGGCGCTGGTCGAGGCGACGCTCGCCCGCGACCGGGTGCGGGAGGTCCTCGGCGACGCCTACGACCTCGAACGCCTCGCGGCGCGAGCAACCAGCGGAAGCGCCGACGCGGACGACCTGCTCTCGGTCCGGGACACGCTCGCCGTCCTGCCGGCACTCGCCGACGCGGTCACCGACTCTCGGCTCTCCGACTCGCCGCTGCCGGAGGTCGTCGACCGTCCCGACGCGGAGGCCGCGGCGACGCTTCGGGCGGCGTTGGACGACGCGCTCGTCGAGGACCCACCGGGGACGGTCACGGAGGGTGGCCTCTTCCGCCGGGGGTACGACGACGACCTCGACGACTTGCTCGACCGGTACGAGGAGGCCCGCGAGTGGCTTGACGGCTTGGCCGACCGCGAGAAGGCCCGCACGGACATCACGCACCTGCAGGTCGACCGCAACAAGACCGACGGCTACTACATCCAAGTGGGGAACTCCGAGACCGACGCGGTTCCCGACGACTACCGCGAGATCAAGACGCTCAAGAACTCCAAGCGGTACACCACCGACGAACTCGCCGAGCACGAACGGGAGCTGTTTCGACTGGAGGACGCCCGGGGCGACCTGGAGTACGACCTCTTCCGTGACCTGCGCGACCGGGTGGCGGCCCACGCCGACTGCCTACAGGACGTCGGTCGGACGCTGGCGACGGTCGACGCCTTGGCGTCGCTCGCCACCCACGCCGCGGGCAACGACTGGTGTCGCCCCGAGGTGGTCGAACCGGGACCGCTCGTCGTCGAGGCCGGTCGCCACCCGGTGGTCGAGCGGACGACGGAGTTCGTCCCCAACGACCTCGAACTCGACGAGGAGCGGGGCTTTCTGCTCGTCACCGGCCCCAACATGTCCGGCAAGTCGACGTACATGCGCCAGGCAGCGCTGATCGTCCTGCTGGCACAGGCCGGAAGCTTCGTCCCCGCCCGCTCCGCCACCGTGGGCGTCGTCGACGGCATCTACACGCGCGTGGGCGCGCTCGACGAACTCGCCGGCGGCCGGTCGACGTTCATGGTCGAGATGGCGGAGTTGAGCAACATCCTCCACTCGGCCACCGAGGAGTCGTTGGTCGTCCTCGACGAGGTGGGGCGGGGGACCGCCACCTACGACGGCATCTCCATCGCGTGGGCGACGACGGAGTACGTCCACAACGAACTCGGCTGTAAGTGTCTGTTCGCGACCCACTACCACGAACTGACGGCGCTCGCCGACCACCTCCCGCGCGTCGAGAACGTCCACGTCGCCGTCGCCGGCGACGACGACGGCGACGAGGACATCACGTTCCTCCGAACGGTCGAGGAGGGGGCGTCGAACCGGAGTTACGGCGTCCATGTCGCCGACTTGGCGGGCGTCCCCTCGCCGGTCGTCGACCGGTCCCGGGAGGTGCTCGACCGACTCCGCGAGGACCGGGCCATCGAAGCCCGGGGGACGGAGACGGGATCCGGGGCAGAAACGGGGGAGACGACACAGGCGGTGTTCGATCTGAGCGCCGGCGAGTTCGGCTCGGAGTCGACCGACGGCGGCGGCGGTGGCGACGCCCTCGACCCCGAGACGGAGGCAGTGCTCTCGGAACTCGAGGCGACGTCGGTCGCCGAGACGTCGCCCGTCGACCTCATGTCCCGGGTCCGCGAGTGGCAGGAGCGCCTCGACGACGGGGGGTGA
- the thiD gene encoding bifunctional hydroxymethylpyrimidine kinase/phosphomethylpyrimidine kinase: protein MSRRRAPVSPPVALTIAGSDSGGGAGIQADLKTMEAHGVFGTSVVTAVTAQNTLGVEDSHVLPVSEIEAQYRVVRSDFDLAAVKTGMLATEPVIDLVADRVAATDAPVVVDPVMVAASGDRLLDPDAESAYESLVAAATLVTPNADEAAVLTGVDPTDHETAVEAGERLVEMGADAALVKGGHIVAADDAVIDTLVVDGDDGPTAHTFDHSRIDTDATHGSGCTLSSAIAAHLAHGETLSYAVEAGTTFMERAVRYGLDVGEGPGPVHHLAALREAADRHRTMTDVAEVVEAFVDRDVSRLIPEVGMNVVGATEYAEAVGETAAVEGRITRTLSGAAPNRGVRLGASSHVARFLLAAREFDPDLRFAVNCRFDDATEAATAELDGPVTEYDRDAEPDDASGTMGWGARRAFGAVDADAPTPVAVLDRGAVGKEAIIKVVAETPEELGERVFTLLDAVAE from the coding sequence GTGAGTCGGCGTCGTGCGCCCGTCTCGCCGCCGGTCGCTCTCACGATCGCCGGGAGCGACTCCGGCGGCGGTGCGGGAATCCAGGCGGACCTGAAGACGATGGAAGCCCACGGCGTCTTCGGCACGTCCGTCGTCACCGCGGTCACGGCACAGAACACCCTCGGCGTCGAGGATTCACACGTCCTGCCAGTCTCGGAGATCGAGGCACAGTACCGGGTCGTCCGCTCCGACTTCGACCTCGCCGCGGTGAAGACGGGAATGCTCGCGACCGAGCCGGTGATCGATCTGGTCGCCGACCGGGTGGCGGCTACCGACGCGCCGGTCGTCGTCGATCCGGTGATGGTCGCGGCAAGCGGCGACCGACTGCTCGACCCGGACGCCGAGTCGGCCTACGAGTCGCTGGTCGCGGCGGCGACGCTCGTCACGCCCAACGCCGACGAGGCGGCGGTGCTAACGGGCGTCGACCCGACCGACCACGAGACGGCGGTCGAGGCGGGCGAGCGACTGGTCGAAATGGGTGCCGACGCGGCGCTCGTGAAAGGTGGTCACATCGTCGCGGCCGACGACGCGGTGATCGACACGCTGGTCGTCGACGGTGACGACGGCCCGACGGCCCACACCTTCGACCACTCGCGGATCGACACCGACGCCACACACGGCTCGGGCTGTACCCTCTCCAGCGCCATCGCCGCACACCTCGCCCACGGCGAGACCCTGTCATACGCCGTCGAGGCGGGGACGACGTTCATGGAACGGGCGGTTCGGTACGGCTTGGACGTGGGCGAGGGCCCCGGGCCGGTCCACCACCTCGCCGCGCTCCGCGAGGCTGCCGACCGCCACCGGACGATGACCGACGTGGCGGAGGTGGTCGAGGCGTTCGTCGACCGCGACGTCTCCCGACTGATCCCCGAGGTGGGGATGAACGTCGTCGGCGCGACGGAGTACGCCGAGGCGGTCGGCGAGACGGCCGCCGTCGAGGGGCGGATCACCCGAACGCTCTCGGGCGCCGCGCCCAACCGCGGCGTCAGACTCGGCGCCTCCTCCCACGTCGCCCGCTTCCTCCTCGCGGCCCGGGAGTTCGATCCCGACCTCCGGTTCGCCGTCAACTGCCGGTTCGACGACGCGACGGAGGCGGCGACCGCCGAGTTGGACGGCCCGGTGACGGAGTACGACCGCGACGCCGAACCCGATGACGCGAGCGGGACGATGGGTTGGGGCGCGCGGCGGGCGTTCGGCGCCGTCGACGCCGATGCCCCGACGCCCGTCGCCGTCCTCGACCGCGGTGCCGTCGGCAAGGAGGCGATCATCAAGGTCGTCGCGGAGACACCCGAGGAACTGGGTGAGCGAGTGTTCACGTTGCTCGACGCGGTGGCGGAGTAG
- a CDS encoding DUF7345 domain-containing protein, with product MRERSSNARIAVVVAALILSVTVGSIGGAAAAGTTSTHAQLGGGPLFQQGVDTDSVRLSVGVEENGSASWTVEYWTRLDDENTTEAFESLRSDIESNPSNFSDPFAARMESTVATAENSTGREMNATDFGVRAETRAPPEYGVVVYTFRWDGFAAVDGDRLRVGDAIEGFFLDDRTRLTVEWPADYTATRIAPDPDERRSNAVVWRGEATSFVSGEPTIVLDSDAAATTEAGTGGGGSGGEDGGPTTASPDDSGSPLPILGVGVGLLVILGIGAWWFRDRLPLPVGDGDGAGGSPATDPAESADDGAPAAGADAGAAAAADDGRDTQDTREDLLSNEERVLQFVREQGGRVKQQEIVEAFDWTEARTSQIVRDLRDDGSLEGFRLGRENVLKLPDEE from the coding sequence ATGAGGGAGCGCTCGTCCAACGCTCGGATCGCAGTCGTCGTGGCCGCGCTGATCCTGTCCGTGACGGTGGGGTCGATCGGCGGAGCCGCGGCGGCAGGGACGACGTCCACCCACGCACAACTCGGCGGCGGGCCGCTCTTCCAGCAAGGAGTCGACACCGACTCCGTCCGACTCTCCGTCGGCGTCGAGGAGAACGGCTCCGCGTCGTGGACCGTCGAGTACTGGACCCGACTGGACGACGAGAACACGACCGAGGCGTTCGAATCCCTCCGGAGTGACATCGAATCGAACCCGTCGAACTTCTCCGACCCGTTCGCCGCCCGCATGGAGTCGACGGTCGCCACCGCCGAGAACTCGACCGGTCGCGAGATGAACGCCACCGACTTCGGCGTGCGAGCGGAGACGCGCGCACCCCCCGAGTACGGCGTCGTCGTCTACACGTTCCGGTGGGACGGGTTCGCCGCCGTCGACGGTGACCGCCTCCGCGTCGGCGACGCCATCGAAGGATTCTTCCTCGACGACCGGACCCGCCTCACCGTCGAGTGGCCCGCCGACTACACCGCCACGCGGATCGCCCCCGATCCGGACGAGCGGCGGTCGAACGCGGTCGTGTGGCGCGGTGAGGCGACGAGTTTCGTCTCCGGCGAACCGACGATCGTCCTCGACTCCGACGCGGCCGCCACGACCGAAGCGGGGACTGGCGGTGGAGGGAGCGGGGGCGAGGACGGGGGACCCACGACGGCCTCGCCCGACGACTCCGGGTCGCCGCTCCCCATCCTCGGCGTTGGTGTCGGACTCCTCGTGATCCTCGGGATCGGCGCGTGGTGGTTCCGCGACCGACTGCCGCTCCCCGTCGGTGACGGCGACGGAGCGGGTGGGTCGCCGGCCACCGATCCGGCGGAGTCGGCCGACGACGGCGCACCTGCCGCCGGAGCGGACGCAGGGGCCGCCGCTGCTGCCGACGACGGACGGGACACACAGGACACCCGCGAGGACCTCCTGAGCAACGAGGAGCGCGTCCTCCAGTTCGTCCGCGAACAGGGCGGCCGGGTCAAACAACAGGAGATCGTCGAAGCGTTCGACTGGACCGAGGCTCGGACGAGTCAGATCGTCCGTGACCTCCGCGACGACGGCTCGCTCGAGGGGTTCCGACTCGGTCGTGAAAACGTGTTGAAACTACCGGACGAGGAGTGA
- a CDS encoding DUF7096 domain-containing protein, with product MNPNVPDVVMYAVVIVVAVGAVAGSAAAVSGTASPSAETAAQQTTGNGTATATETATATPAPEPEPESEPTPNESVAVAPGQQLAGVVGMQGAEVEGEVEQRALDRRASRARTNETKAELVASELNHARDRLETLRETQAALREARQAGEISNGEFRARMAITSAEVRNVRARLDSSERISRDLPEQALESNGVDRSEVGRLKQDADDMQGGEVAEIARGIGGGPPDREGDPDRGPDRRGPPRDGDEGNEDDPGNSGDAGRPDDAGRPDEDDEDDEDDEDDEDDEDDEDDEDDPGNSGDAGRPDDGNQSGDDSGNENGNDGNGDSPGRSGEPGRSGDSGNSGNSGDSGNSGNSGDSGNSGNSGDSGNSGDSGDSGNSGDSGDSGNSGDSGNSGDSGDSGNSGDSGNSGNSGDSGNSGDSGNSGGDDR from the coding sequence ATGAATCCAAACGTTCCGGACGTGGTGATGTACGCAGTCGTCATCGTCGTCGCCGTGGGCGCAGTGGCGGGGTCGGCGGCGGCGGTCTCCGGGACGGCATCGCCGTCGGCAGAGACGGCCGCACAGCAGACGACGGGGAACGGGACCGCGACCGCGACTGAAACCGCCACCGCGACGCCGGCGCCGGAGCCTGAGCCGGAATCGGAGCCGACACCCAACGAATCGGTGGCGGTCGCCCCTGGACAACAGTTGGCCGGCGTCGTCGGCATGCAAGGGGCAGAAGTAGAGGGCGAAGTCGAACAGCGGGCACTGGATCGGCGGGCGTCGCGAGCGAGGACGAACGAGACGAAGGCGGAGCTGGTCGCGTCGGAACTCAACCACGCCCGCGACCGCCTAGAGACCCTCCGCGAGACGCAGGCAGCACTCCGCGAGGCGCGACAGGCGGGCGAGATATCGAACGGAGAGTTCCGTGCGCGGATGGCGATCACGAGCGCGGAGGTTCGCAACGTCCGTGCACGACTCGATTCGAGCGAACGCATCTCCCGTGACTTGCCGGAGCAGGCGCTCGAATCCAACGGCGTCGATCGGTCGGAAGTCGGCCGACTCAAGCAGGATGCCGACGATATGCAGGGCGGGGAAGTAGCCGAAATCGCACGGGGGATCGGCGGCGGGCCACCGGACCGCGAGGGGGATCCAGACCGTGGTCCCGACAGACGGGGACCGCCTCGTGACGGCGACGAAGGGAACGAAGACGACCCCGGTAACTCCGGCGACGCCGGCCGACCCGACGACGCTGGCCGACCCGACGAGGACGACGAAGACGACGAGGACGACGAAGACGACGAGGACGACGAAGACGACGAAGACGACGAAGACGACCCCGGTAACTCCGGCGACGCCGGCCGACCCGACGACGGAAACCAGTCCGGAGACGATTCGGGAAATGAGAACGGGAACGATGGGAACGGCGACAGTCCGGGCCGATCGGGAGAACCCGGACGATCGGGCGACTCCGGCAACTCCGGGAATTCCGGTGACTCCGGGAATTCCGGCAACTCCGGTGACTCCGGGAATTCCGGCAACTCCGGTGACTCCGGGAATTCCGGTGACTCCGGCGACTCCGGGAATTCCGGTGACTCCGGCGACTCCGGTAACTCCGGCGACTCCGGGAATTCCGGTGACTCCGGCGACTCCGGGAATTCCGGTGACTCCGGCAACTCCGGTAACTCCGGTGACTCCGGCAACTCCGGTGACTCCGGGAATTCCGGGGGTGACGACCGATGA
- a CDS encoding response regulator — protein MSRSRPRVLIADDQPTLLDLFATWLEDEDIDLVRANCGDEALSYCDDGDIDVAILDRHMPRVSGDEVLDALREGASNPRVAFVTAAAPDVGIVDLDLDGYLTKPVTRDEYVGLVRSLIERERLSETAERYVSNLSKRAALLESESASVLRSDPTFAAFEEKLLRLAVRVDDRQLDDPLLSRAFADGGTIDPTG, from the coding sequence ATGAGCCGATCTCGACCCCGCGTGCTGATCGCCGACGATCAGCCGACGTTACTCGACCTCTTTGCCACGTGGCTCGAAGACGAGGATATCGACCTCGTCCGTGCGAACTGCGGGGACGAGGCGCTGTCGTACTGTGACGACGGCGACATCGACGTAGCGATCCTCGACAGACACATGCCGCGAGTGTCCGGGGACGAAGTACTCGACGCGCTCCGAGAGGGGGCGTCGAACCCACGCGTCGCGTTCGTGACGGCCGCAGCACCGGACGTAGGGATCGTCGACCTCGACCTCGACGGGTATCTCACGAAACCGGTGACACGCGATGAGTACGTCGGTCTCGTCCGGTCACTGATCGAGCGTGAACGGCTCTCGGAGACGGCGGAGCGGTACGTTTCGAACCTGTCGAAGCGTGCGGCACTGCTCGAATCGGAGTCGGCGTCGGTACTCCGGTCGGATCCGACCTTCGCCGCCTTCGAGGAGAAACTCCTGCGACTGGCAGTGCGCGTCGACGACCGGCAGCTCGACGACCCGTTACTCAGTCGCGCGTTCGCGGACGGCGGCACCATCGACCCGACGGGCTGA
- a CDS encoding CaiB/BaiF CoA-transferase family protein yields the protein MSVTDDKHILDGITVVDLTTFVTGGFATLMLANQGAEVIKVERPGAGDDNRHSGPPFVEPEADYDGPGKTADENGESPYFWTINYDKLSVEFNLKTESGLEALYDLVEEADVVIENFRPGTAERLGVGYDDLREFNEDLVYCSISAFGETGPWASRPGYDLLVQGTSGIMSVTGPEDGDPVKVGLPQTDLITAMWAAFGVVGALFRRERTGEGDRIEIGMHDAALPWLTKQAGKAFVGEEPERMGTKDPVLAPYQTYPTADGYLNVGCANQKLWTELCEAVGRPELAEDDRFDSNPARVENMDELEAELSAVFEERSTEEWVDLLAEDHGLPVAPVYDVPTALDNEQTEARGTIREIEHPALGTVPVIEHPLNYEHAEAGFDGAPPLLGEDTEAILHELGYDDDDVAALRAEGAIPDDD from the coding sequence ATGAGCGTGACCGACGACAAGCACATCCTCGACGGCATCACCGTCGTGGACCTGACGACGTTCGTCACTGGTGGTTTCGCGACGCTGATGCTCGCCAACCAGGGTGCGGAAGTAATCAAGGTGGAGCGGCCGGGTGCGGGCGACGACAATCGACACTCCGGGCCGCCCTTTGTCGAACCCGAGGCCGACTACGACGGGCCGGGGAAGACCGCCGACGAGAACGGCGAGTCCCCCTACTTCTGGACGATCAACTACGACAAGTTGAGCGTCGAGTTCAACCTGAAGACGGAGTCGGGGCTCGAGGCGCTGTACGATCTGGTCGAGGAGGCCGACGTAGTGATCGAGAACTTCCGGCCCGGCACCGCCGAGCGGTTGGGAGTCGGCTACGACGACCTCCGCGAGTTCAACGAGGACCTGGTGTACTGCTCCATCTCGGCGTTCGGCGAGACGGGGCCGTGGGCCAGTCGGCCGGGCTACGACCTCCTCGTGCAGGGCACGAGCGGTATCATGTCCGTGACGGGGCCCGAGGACGGCGACCCCGTCAAGGTCGGCCTGCCCCAGACCGACCTCATCACGGCGATGTGGGCGGCGTTCGGCGTCGTCGGGGCGCTGTTCCGCCGGGAACGCACCGGCGAGGGCGACCGGATCGAAATCGGGATGCACGACGCCGCTCTCCCGTGGCTCACGAAACAGGCGGGCAAGGCCTTCGTCGGCGAGGAACCGGAGCGCATGGGGACGAAAGACCCCGTCCTCGCGCCGTACCAGACGTATCCGACGGCAGACGGCTACCTCAACGTCGGCTGTGCGAACCAGAAGCTCTGGACCGAACTCTGTGAGGCCGTCGGTCGGCCCGAACTCGCCGAGGACGACCGCTTCGACTCCAACCCCGCCCGCGTCGAGAACATGGACGAACTCGAAGCCGAACTGTCGGCGGTGTTCGAGGAGCGCTCGACCGAGGAGTGGGTCGACCTTCTCGCCGAGGACCACGGTCTGCCGGTCGCCCCCGTCTACGACGTGCCCACTGCTCTCGACAACGAACAGACCGAGGCCCGGGGAACGATCCGCGAGATCGAACACCCCGCGCTCGGCACCGTCCCCGTGATCGAACACCCACTCAACTACGAACACGCGGAGGCCGGTTTCGACGGTGCGCCGCCGCTGCTGGGCGAAGACACCGAGGCGATCCTCCACGAACTCGGCTACGACGACGACGACGTGGCGGCCCTCCGCGCGGAGGGTGCGATCCCGGACGACGACTGA
- a CDS encoding C-terminal binding protein, with protein MTETIVVTDYDFPDLSIESSVLEDADVELRGEYARTPEEVIDTARGADALLVQYAEITEAVFEALPDVRAVGRYGIGVDSIDVDAAAAHGVPVVNVPDYCIEEVPTHTLGLLLACVRKIPKYDRAIKGGEWDWTAGKPIHRVTGATLGLVGFGKLPRRLIDLVEGFDLDVLVYDPYVDAEKIEAAGAEKVGLDDLLGRSRYVSIHAPLTDETRHLIDADALDRMREDAILVNTARGPLVDAEALFEAVEAGDIAGAGLDVLPEEPPSDPPLDHDAIVYTPHVAFYSEASEETMRRTVTEDVLGILRGEPPRNPVNDPVDGGD; from the coding sequence ATGACGGAGACGATAGTCGTCACTGACTACGACTTCCCGGATCTGTCGATCGAATCGTCCGTCCTCGAGGACGCAGACGTGGAACTCCGGGGCGAGTACGCCCGAACGCCCGAGGAGGTGATCGACACCGCCCGGGGTGCCGACGCGTTGCTCGTCCAGTACGCCGAGATCACCGAGGCGGTGTTCGAAGCGCTCCCCGACGTTCGCGCGGTCGGCCGGTACGGCATCGGCGTCGACTCCATCGACGTCGACGCCGCGGCCGCCCACGGCGTGCCGGTAGTGAACGTCCCCGACTACTGCATCGAGGAGGTGCCGACGCATACGCTCGGTCTCCTGCTGGCCTGCGTCCGCAAGATCCCGAAGTACGACCGAGCGATCAAGGGCGGCGAGTGGGACTGGACCGCCGGCAAGCCGATCCACCGGGTCACCGGCGCGACGCTCGGTCTCGTCGGCTTCGGGAAACTCCCGCGCCGGCTGATCGACCTCGTCGAGGGGTTCGACCTCGACGTCCTCGTGTACGATCCCTACGTCGACGCCGAGAAGATCGAAGCCGCGGGAGCCGAGAAGGTCGGCCTCGACGACCTTCTCGGCCGGTCGCGCTACGTCTCGATCCACGCGCCCCTCACCGACGAGACGCGGCACCTGATCGACGCCGACGCTCTCGACCGCATGCGCGAGGACGCCATCCTCGTCAACACCGCTCGCGGCCCGCTGGTGGACGCGGAGGCGCTCTTCGAGGCCGTCGAGGCGGGCGACATCGCCGGTGCCGGCCTCGACGTCCTCCCCGAGGAGCCGCCGAGCGACCCGCCACTCGACCACGACGCCATCGTCTACACGCCCCACGTCGCATTCTACTCCGAAGCCTCCGAGGAGACGATGCGCCGGACCGTCACCGAGGACGTTCTTGGAATCCTCCGGGGGGAACCGCCGCGGAATCCGGTGAACGACCCCGTCGACGGCGGCGACTGA
- a CDS encoding enoyl-CoA hydratase/isomerase family protein, with the protein MVYEAYESISVDVSDGVATITFHRPEKYNALSTEVYFDLARAFAEIQLDRDIDVTVITGEGEDAFCAGADIEQYAGPSEEHDPRQKDRQEFFYEDVYKRVYNLHCPVIAKINGYCVGGGLILAAFCDLRIAVDDAKFGVPVTDIGQIPGGGSTHRVTQLIGEAKTKELVYTAGMADADEADDIGFVNHVVPREDLDETVDDIVDAIQNTGRQAVKNSKRAINYSAETADPEAAHEFESEVWWEQFATQERIDLVDEFNEN; encoded by the coding sequence ATGGTGTACGAAGCATACGAGAGCATCTCGGTAGACGTATCGGACGGCGTGGCGACGATCACGTTCCACCGCCCGGAGAAGTACAACGCGCTGAGTACGGAGGTGTACTTCGACCTCGCGCGGGCCTTCGCGGAGATCCAACTGGACCGCGACATCGACGTGACGGTCATCACGGGCGAGGGCGAGGACGCGTTCTGTGCCGGCGCGGACATCGAACAGTACGCCGGCCCCTCCGAGGAACACGACCCCCGACAGAAGGACCGCCAGGAGTTCTTCTACGAGGATGTCTACAAGCGCGTCTACAACCTGCACTGTCCGGTGATCGCGAAGATCAACGGCTACTGTGTCGGCGGCGGGCTTATCCTTGCGGCCTTCTGTGACCTTCGGATCGCTGTCGACGACGCCAAGTTCGGCGTGCCGGTCACCGACATCGGTCAGATCCCCGGCGGCGGGTCCACCCACCGCGTCACCCAGTTGATCGGCGAGGCGAAGACGAAGGAGCTGGTGTACACTGCGGGGATGGCCGACGCGGACGAGGCCGACGACATCGGCTTCGTCAACCACGTCGTCCCGCGCGAGGACCTCGACGAGACGGTCGACGACATCGTCGACGCCATCCAGAACACCGGCCGACAGGCGGTCAAGAACTCGAAGCGGGCGATCAACTACTCGGCCGAGACGGCGGATCCGGAGGCGGCCCACGAGTTCGAATCCGAGGTCTGGTGGGAGCAGTTCGCCACGCAGGAACGGATCGACCTCGTCGACGAGTTCAACGAGAACTGA
- a CDS encoding universal stress protein translates to MVIVAAVDRSGGERVVEQAREMADAHGLPLHVVHTLAESELRDLERASFDATGESIDMERIEGLAEEIAADAVEEATVEADEVVGLVGKPSQRILEYAEDVDASYIVVGGRKRSSVGKVLFGSVTQSILLNADCPVLTVMGAGE, encoded by the coding sequence ATGGTCATTGTCGCTGCAGTAGATCGATCGGGTGGCGAACGGGTCGTCGAACAGGCGCGAGAGATGGCAGACGCCCACGGACTCCCGCTTCACGTGGTCCACACCCTCGCGGAGAGCGAACTCCGAGACCTCGAACGCGCCTCGTTCGACGCGACCGGCGAGAGCATCGACATGGAGCGCATCGAGGGGTTGGCCGAGGAAATCGCCGCCGACGCCGTCGAGGAGGCCACCGTCGAGGCCGACGAGGTGGTCGGACTGGTTGGGAAACCCTCACAGCGAATCCTCGAGTACGCCGAGGACGTGGACGCGTCGTACATCGTCGTCGGCGGCCGGAAGCGATCGTCCGTCGGGAAGGTGCTGTTCGGCAGCGTCACACAGTCGATCCTGCTGAACGCGGACTGCCCGGTCCTGACCGTCATGGGTGCGGGCGAGTAG